A stretch of Gemmatimonas aurantiaca T-27 DNA encodes these proteins:
- a CDS encoding DinB family protein yields the protein MNFSRLFDHLAWADQQALMAMASLDPQGTHHAEAVRLYAHLAGAAHTWCTRIAGRPTEHPVWPSLSLDEATALAQASVAGLRAAAAHGDLDRVVEYRNSAGQAFRNTVSDILTQVVLHGSYHRGQLALLARQGGGTPAVTDYIFYVRTLS from the coding sequence ATGAACTTCTCCAGACTGTTCGACCATCTCGCATGGGCGGACCAGCAGGCCCTGATGGCGATGGCATCTCTCGATCCGCAGGGCACCCACCATGCGGAAGCGGTGCGATTGTATGCACACCTGGCTGGTGCCGCACACACATGGTGCACGCGCATCGCGGGGCGTCCCACCGAACATCCGGTGTGGCCTTCCCTCTCGCTCGATGAGGCCACTGCGCTCGCACAGGCCAGCGTCGCTGGGTTGCGCGCGGCGGCGGCCCACGGCGATCTGGATCGGGTCGTGGAGTATCGCAACAGTGCTGGGCAGGCCTTTCGCAACACCGTGTCGGATATCCTCACGCAGGTGGTACTGCACGGCAGCTATCATCGTGGACAATTGGCGTTGCTGGCCCGTCAGGGTGGCGGCACACCAGCCGTGACGGACTACATCTTCTATGTGCGGACGCTCTCCTGA
- a CDS encoding xanthine dehydrogenase family protein molybdopterin-binding subunit yields the protein MTPSKAPWLRRDPRTADPESRATPASGLDRREFLTRMAASGLVLAISASGIGCVADMAASGTFEPSVFLRIGEDGIVTVIVHRSEMGQGVRTGLAMAMADELEADWSMVRIEQAIGDAKYGDQNTDGSTSIRNGGWMTFRQAGAAARAMLQQAAADEWKVPVGDVQGTNGEVVHAASNRRASYGSLVKRASKLPVPKDVPLKTPAQYRFIGKTMASLDLQSMITGTAKYAQDLSMPGMRIAVIARPPVYGSKVKTVDSAAAMQVKGVERVIEVPSAPVPSGMMPLGGVAIVATSTWAAIEARKKLIIEWTESPNDTHDSVAYRTELEASVRAAGNVVRDLGDAASAIAGATRKVTAEYYAPHLAHVPMEPPAAMANFANGQCEVWACTQDPQTAQGVVAGMVGLDKSKVTVNVTFLGGAFGRKSKPDFIAEAAFLSKEMKAPIKVVWTREDDIQNGFPHTISMQRLEAGLDAKGKIVGMVHRIASPPIGSTFGPDQEYHSEGELGLGVLDMPYAIPNVRVEVCKAPPHSRIGWYRSVSNIPHAFALGCFMDELAQAAGKDPVQFLIESLGGDHIIDMTATGAKKPVENYGAKWEDHPNDTARHRRVLELVAQESGWGSALPAGEGRGVAVHRSFLTYVAAVVRVKIAPDGSISVPRVDIAMDCGYAAHPDRVRSQCEGAVIMSLSNAMLSELTFARGRVVQSNLNDYRVLRMAGAPKDIRVHLVDVEGPIGGVGEPGVPPVAPAFANAVFAARRTRIRSLPVQSA from the coding sequence ATGACCCCGAGCAAGGCGCCCTGGCTGCGTCGTGATCCGCGAACGGCCGATCCAGAATCCCGAGCAACGCCGGCAAGTGGCCTCGATCGTCGTGAGTTTCTCACGCGCATGGCGGCCAGTGGCTTGGTGTTGGCCATCTCGGCGTCCGGCATCGGCTGTGTGGCCGATATGGCGGCGTCAGGGACTTTCGAGCCCTCGGTGTTTCTGCGCATTGGGGAAGACGGTATCGTCACCGTGATCGTGCACCGCTCCGAGATGGGGCAGGGGGTGCGCACCGGTCTGGCGATGGCGATGGCCGATGAACTCGAGGCCGATTGGTCGATGGTGCGAATCGAGCAGGCCATCGGTGATGCCAAGTACGGCGATCAGAACACCGACGGGTCCACGAGTATTCGCAACGGTGGCTGGATGACCTTCCGCCAGGCAGGCGCTGCGGCGCGCGCCATGTTGCAGCAAGCGGCCGCCGACGAGTGGAAAGTGCCGGTGGGCGATGTGCAGGGCACCAATGGTGAAGTGGTGCATGCGGCCTCCAATCGTCGGGCCAGCTATGGCTCACTCGTCAAGCGCGCCAGCAAGTTGCCCGTGCCGAAGGACGTGCCGCTCAAGACGCCGGCACAGTATCGCTTCATCGGCAAGACGATGGCGTCGCTCGATCTGCAGTCGATGATCACTGGCACGGCGAAGTACGCGCAGGATCTCTCCATGCCGGGTATGCGCATTGCCGTGATTGCGCGACCGCCGGTGTACGGGTCGAAGGTGAAAACCGTCGACAGTGCGGCCGCCATGCAGGTGAAGGGTGTGGAGCGCGTGATCGAAGTACCAAGTGCGCCGGTACCATCAGGCATGATGCCGCTGGGTGGTGTGGCAATTGTTGCCACCAGCACGTGGGCAGCCATCGAAGCGCGCAAGAAGTTGATCATCGAGTGGACCGAAAGCCCCAACGACACGCACGATTCCGTCGCCTATCGCACGGAACTCGAAGCCTCGGTGCGCGCGGCGGGCAACGTGGTGCGCGACCTGGGTGATGCGGCCTCGGCGATCGCAGGTGCGACGCGCAAGGTGACGGCCGAGTACTACGCACCACATCTCGCGCATGTGCCGATGGAACCCCCAGCGGCCATGGCCAACTTTGCCAATGGTCAATGTGAGGTGTGGGCCTGCACGCAGGATCCACAGACGGCACAGGGGGTGGTGGCGGGCATGGTCGGTCTCGACAAATCGAAAGTCACCGTGAACGTCACCTTCCTGGGAGGTGCCTTCGGTCGTAAGTCGAAGCCGGATTTCATTGCTGAAGCGGCGTTCCTGTCGAAAGAGATGAAGGCGCCGATCAAGGTGGTGTGGACCCGTGAAGACGATATCCAGAATGGGTTCCCGCACACCATTTCGATGCAGCGTCTCGAAGCCGGACTCGATGCCAAGGGCAAGATCGTGGGCATGGTGCACCGCATTGCATCACCGCCCATCGGCTCCACCTTCGGACCCGACCAGGAGTATCACTCGGAAGGTGAGCTGGGGCTCGGTGTGCTCGATATGCCTTATGCCATTCCCAACGTGCGTGTGGAGGTGTGCAAGGCACCGCCACATTCCCGCATCGGGTGGTACCGCTCGGTGAGCAACATCCCGCACGCCTTTGCGTTGGGCTGCTTCATGGATGAACTGGCGCAGGCAGCGGGCAAGGATCCGGTGCAGTTCCTCATCGAGTCGCTGGGCGGAGACCACATCATCGACATGACGGCCACCGGTGCGAAGAAGCCGGTGGAGAACTACGGTGCCAAGTGGGAAGACCATCCCAATGATACGGCGCGTCATCGTCGCGTGCTGGAGCTGGTCGCGCAGGAGTCGGGGTGGGGATCGGCGCTGCCGGCCGGTGAAGGACGCGGCGTGGCGGTGCATCGCTCGTTCCTCACGTATGTCGCGGCGGTGGTACGGGTGAAAATCGCGCCCGACGGCAGTATCTCGGTGCCCCGCGTGGACATCGCCATGGACTGTGGCTACGCCGCACACCCCGATCGTGTACGCTCTCAGTGCGAAGGCGCGGTGATCATGTCACTGTCGAACGCGATGCTCTCCGAGCTCACGTTTGCGCGGGGGCGTGTGGTGCAGTCCAACCTGAACGACTATCGTGTGCTGCGCATGGCGGGTGCGCCAAAGGACATTCGGGTCCATCTGGTGGATGTCGAAGGTCCGATTGGTGGTGTCGGTGAGCCCGGTGTGCCACCGGTTGCACCAGCATTTGCCAACGCCGTATTTGCCGCGCGGCGCACGCGCATTCGCAGTCTGCCCGTGCAAAGCGCATAG
- a CDS encoding DoxX family protein translates to MRTFPFLQTVQWLRVLRVLLGLYMAAHGITRAAVGTVDDFGGFLTQTGFPFGLMLAWGITTTEILGGFVLAAGFLVRALCAVFAFQHVMGIVLVHAPRGWFTVGHQVGGAEYSVLLLVCFLLVASTTRPASSLATVGSER, encoded by the coding sequence ATGCGCACATTTCCCTTTCTGCAGACGGTTCAGTGGTTGCGTGTGTTGCGCGTGTTGCTGGGGCTCTACATGGCAGCCCACGGTATCACGCGCGCCGCGGTGGGTACGGTCGATGACTTCGGTGGGTTTCTCACCCAGACGGGATTCCCGTTTGGTCTCATGTTGGCGTGGGGCATCACGACGACGGAAATACTCGGTGGGTTTGTGCTGGCCGCTGGCTTTCTGGTGCGTGCGCTCTGTGCGGTGTTTGCGTTTCAACACGTGATGGGCATCGTGTTGGTGCATGCACCCCGCGGCTGGTTCACGGTGGGACATCAGGTGGGCGGTGCTGAATACAGCGTGCTGTTGCTGGTGTGTTTTCTGTTGGTGGCATCAACCACCAGGCCCGCATCCTCGTTGGCGACGGTCGGGAGCGAGCGCTGA
- a CDS encoding YhgN family NAAT transporter — protein MDVMAAVVTLFLVMDPLGNVPMFLSVLKTVEPHRRRTVLLREIGFAYVVLVIFALLGRSLLKFLGLEPEAVGIAGGIVLFLIALRMIFPDHGAASGDALQGEPFIVPLAIPLVAGPSTLATLLLLESASGNALGPVMLAMTVAWALSAVILLSSTSLFRILGERGLIAMERLMGMLLVMVSVQMLINGLRASLRPIP, from the coding sequence ATGGACGTGATGGCCGCCGTTGTGACGCTGTTCCTCGTGATGGATCCGCTCGGGAACGTGCCCATGTTCCTGTCGGTCCTCAAGACGGTGGAACCACACCGCCGCCGCACGGTGTTGTTGCGCGAGATCGGCTTTGCCTATGTAGTGCTGGTGATCTTTGCGCTGCTTGGCCGATCGTTGCTCAAGTTTCTCGGGCTCGAGCCCGAAGCGGTGGGCATTGCCGGTGGCATCGTACTGTTCCTCATCGCCTTGCGCATGATTTTCCCCGATCACGGGGCGGCGTCGGGAGATGCGTTGCAGGGCGAGCCTTTCATTGTGCCACTGGCCATTCCGCTGGTGGCGGGACCGTCCACACTGGCCACGCTGCTGCTGCTGGAAAGTGCGTCGGGCAACGCGTTGGGCCCCGTCATGCTGGCGATGACCGTGGCATGGGCGCTGAGCGCGGTGATTCTGCTGTCCTCCACATCGCTGTTTCGCATTCTCGGTGAACGCGGACTGATTGCCATGGAGCGGCTCATGGGCATGCTGTTGGTCATGGTGTCCGTGCAGATGCTCATCAACGGTCTGCGAGCATCGCTGCGACCGATTCCCTGA
- a CDS encoding (2Fe-2S)-binding protein, producing the protein MRLTVNGSSREYTGDPNQPLLWFLRDELGLTGTKFGCGVSACGACTVHVDGAPVTSCVTTMGTLDGRTVLTIEGLDGNGQHAVQRAWTEQNVPQCGYCQSGQIMAAAALLKAKPQPTEQDIDNAMTGIICRCGTYPRIREAIRRAAGLPTTAAER; encoded by the coding sequence ATGCGCCTGACCGTGAACGGTTCCAGCCGTGAGTACACCGGCGATCCCAACCAGCCTCTGCTCTGGTTCCTGCGTGACGAACTCGGATTGACCGGCACCAAGTTTGGATGCGGCGTCTCGGCCTGTGGTGCGTGTACGGTGCATGTGGATGGCGCACCGGTGACATCGTGTGTGACCACGATGGGCACGCTGGACGGACGCACCGTGCTCACCATCGAAGGACTCGATGGCAACGGGCAGCACGCCGTGCAGCGTGCCTGGACCGAACAGAACGTGCCACAGTGCGGATACTGTCAGTCGGGACAGATCATGGCTGCGGCCGCGTTGCTCAAGGCCAAACCACAGCCCACCGAGCAGGACATCGACAACGCGATGACGGGTATCATCTGCCGCTGTGGCACCTATCCCCGCATCCGCGAAGCGATTCGCCGTGCGGCGGGTCTTCCCACTACCGCCGCGGAGCGCTGA
- a CDS encoding DUF2809 domain-containing protein, producing the protein MRHRRARAIVAALVVLTVMAGLASRRFPEWQPAWMARYAGDTLWAMMVYWGLAWFLPTARPVVLAGCALALSWGVECSQLWHAPWLDGLRATTAGALALGQGFLWSDLVCYAVGVLLAVIVDQGVLAFNRKSLNALP; encoded by the coding sequence GTGCGCCATCGACGCGCGCGTGCGATCGTGGCGGCGTTGGTGGTGCTCACCGTCATGGCAGGCCTGGCCTCCCGACGATTCCCGGAGTGGCAGCCGGCTTGGATGGCTCGATACGCCGGCGATACACTGTGGGCGATGATGGTGTATTGGGGTCTTGCATGGTTCCTCCCGACCGCCAGACCTGTTGTGCTGGCGGGTTGTGCACTGGCCCTGTCGTGGGGTGTGGAGTGCTCTCAGCTCTGGCATGCACCGTGGCTCGACGGTCTGCGCGCGACAACGGCCGGCGCCCTGGCACTCGGCCAGGGGTTTCTGTGGTCGGATCTGGTGTGTTACGCCGTTGGTGTGCTGCTGGCCGTGATCGTGGATCAGGGAGTGCTAGCTTTCAACCGGAAATCCCTGAACGCTCTGCCGTGA
- a CDS encoding TfoX/Sxy family protein: MGSSQDYVDFVTERIALGARLTTRKMFGEYALYLDGKVLVLICDNSVFLKPLPANAALATGLPQGSPYPGAKAHWVLDELLEDRDRLQEILQVTADALPAPKPKTQKAAKTSKAANTKTAKTAKTSKTAKVAPKRRKP, translated from the coding sequence ATGGGCAGCAGCCAAGACTACGTGGACTTTGTGACGGAGCGCATCGCACTCGGCGCGCGTCTCACGACACGCAAGATGTTTGGAGAATACGCGTTGTACCTCGATGGCAAGGTGCTCGTGCTCATCTGCGACAACAGTGTGTTTCTCAAGCCGCTGCCTGCGAATGCCGCACTGGCGACCGGGTTGCCGCAGGGATCACCCTATCCCGGTGCCAAAGCCCATTGGGTGCTCGACGAGTTGCTCGAGGACCGCGACCGGTTGCAGGAGATTCTGCAGGTGACGGCCGATGCCCTGCCGGCGCCCAAGCCCAAAACGCAGAAGGCCGCCAAGACGAGCAAGGCGGCCAACACGAAGACGGCAAAAACTGCCAAGACGAGCAAGACCGCTAAGGTCGCGCCAAAACGTCGAAAGCCCTGA